From a region of the Streptomyces venezuelae genome:
- the ehuC gene encoding ectoine/hydroxyectoine ABC transporter permease subunit EhuC → MADFVTEFTRSLPSIADGVRVTVQATVFSAAVALVVAFFFGFLARSPRLLVRGSTRITVEFFRGTSLYVQLFWLFFALPVLGFRLEPMACAVVAFGLNFGAYGSEVVRGALNAVPRAQWEAAVALGMSPWQRMRRVILPQAWVQMIPPFGNLLIQMLKATPLLSLITIADLTFEMDQLRSLTGNTAQAYLAILVIYYALAAALNSLMKAVESAAKSRMGQGTGGA, encoded by the coding sequence ATGGCTGACTTCGTCACCGAGTTCACGCGCTCGCTCCCCAGCATCGCCGACGGCGTACGGGTCACGGTCCAGGCGACCGTGTTCAGCGCCGCGGTGGCGCTCGTGGTGGCCTTCTTCTTCGGCTTCCTGGCGCGCTCACCACGCCTGCTCGTACGCGGGTCCACCCGGATCACCGTCGAGTTCTTCCGGGGCACGTCGCTGTACGTGCAGCTCTTCTGGCTGTTCTTCGCCCTTCCGGTGCTCGGCTTCCGGCTGGAGCCGATGGCCTGCGCCGTCGTGGCCTTCGGTCTCAACTTCGGCGCTTACGGCTCCGAAGTCGTGCGCGGCGCCCTGAATGCAGTCCCCCGCGCCCAGTGGGAGGCGGCTGTCGCTCTGGGAATGAGCCCGTGGCAGCGCATGCGGCGAGTGATCCTGCCGCAAGCCTGGGTCCAGATGATCCCGCCCTTCGGCAATCTCCTCATCCAGATGCTGAAGGCCACGCCCCTCCTGTCCCTGATCACCATCGCCGACCTCACCTTCGAGATGGACCAGCTGCGGTCACTCACCGGGAACACGGCCCAGGCCTACCTCGCCATCCTCGTCATCTACTACGCCCTCGCCGCCGCTCTGAACTCCCTCATGAAGGCAGTGGAGTCGGCTGCGAAGTCCCGCATGGGGCAGGGCACCGGGGGTGCCTGA
- a CDS encoding glycoside hydrolase family 15 protein, which produces MGDWRPLHQVEGYPPIEEHGLVGDGATCALVARDGSVGFLCVPRFDSPPLVCPLLDRQAGGEFRLVVAAAEEGRQRYLPGTAVLVTEIRSPAGTVRITDGMLLRAGAVLEEEAPAGTGTFLRMVEVLHGRPEISLSLEPRGGATVHPTGDGLRLSCPGQRVEVALRWSRPLAAWPAVLRLRAGDRFWVALQWEPGAGAPTAADPFADTVLVWRRWSAALHLEVPRKDLVHRSAITLKLLDHFANGAIVAAATSSLPERIGGDRNWDYRYAWVRDAAYTVFALRRIGLPEEAGGFLTWVLEAVDTPGSPLVVYDIDGHAAPREIVDPLLSGYRDSAPVRWGNDASYQVQHDVFGEVLDCAFQWAATGGTFAPGLWGRLRALAEASRDAWARPDHGIWEVRAPPRPFTYSAAMCQVALDRAARLSRRLRLPGDPLRWEQDALTITRRILTDAWDPQMCTLTEHLGPGSGLDASLLALPLRRVLPADHPKMAATCRAIVARLDAGGGLLYRYLPEESPDGVGGTEGAFLLCSFWLVDNLVGQGRVEEAAALFERLCSHANELGLLPEQIDPGTGAFLGNFPQGLSHVGLVSSAVLLGRAAHGLNPELSTHAWFR; this is translated from the coding sequence ATGGGTGACTGGCGTCCGCTCCATCAGGTGGAGGGGTACCCGCCCATTGAGGAGCACGGCCTGGTCGGGGACGGAGCCACGTGCGCCCTGGTGGCACGCGACGGCTCGGTCGGGTTTCTGTGCGTCCCGAGATTCGATTCGCCTCCGCTGGTGTGCCCCTTGCTCGATCGACAAGCGGGCGGGGAGTTCCGGCTCGTCGTAGCGGCGGCTGAGGAAGGGCGACAGCGCTACCTGCCCGGCACCGCCGTTCTCGTCACAGAGATTCGTTCGCCGGCAGGGACGGTACGGATCACGGACGGCATGCTCCTGCGCGCCGGAGCGGTGCTGGAGGAGGAGGCCCCCGCGGGGACCGGGACCTTCCTGCGGATGGTGGAGGTACTGCACGGGCGGCCCGAGATCAGCCTGAGCCTGGAGCCGCGCGGTGGTGCCACCGTACATCCCACCGGAGACGGCCTGCGGCTTTCCTGCCCCGGACAACGGGTCGAGGTCGCGCTGCGCTGGTCGCGGCCGCTGGCTGCCTGGCCTGCTGTGCTGCGGCTGCGTGCGGGAGACCGGTTTTGGGTCGCTCTCCAGTGGGAGCCGGGTGCCGGAGCACCGACGGCAGCGGACCCCTTTGCGGACACCGTACTGGTGTGGCGCCGCTGGAGCGCCGCTCTCCACCTGGAGGTTCCCCGCAAGGACCTGGTTCACCGGTCCGCGATCACACTGAAGCTCCTCGACCACTTCGCCAACGGGGCGATCGTCGCAGCTGCTACCTCGTCCCTCCCTGAGCGAATCGGCGGCGACCGCAACTGGGACTATCGATACGCCTGGGTGCGCGACGCCGCGTACACGGTCTTCGCACTGCGCAGGATCGGCCTGCCCGAGGAAGCCGGCGGGTTTCTCACCTGGGTGCTGGAAGCCGTGGACACTCCGGGGAGCCCGCTCGTCGTGTACGACATCGACGGCCATGCGGCGCCGCGCGAAATCGTGGACCCTCTGCTGTCGGGATATCGGGACTCAGCACCGGTGCGCTGGGGCAACGACGCCTCCTACCAGGTCCAGCACGACGTGTTCGGGGAGGTTCTCGACTGCGCCTTCCAATGGGCTGCCACCGGCGGAACCTTCGCTCCCGGCCTGTGGGGGCGGCTGCGGGCCCTGGCGGAGGCGAGCCGGGACGCCTGGGCCCGTCCCGACCACGGCATCTGGGAGGTACGCGCGCCGCCACGACCCTTCACCTACTCGGCCGCCATGTGCCAGGTCGCCCTGGATCGCGCGGCAAGGCTGTCCCGACGGCTGCGCCTGCCAGGTGACCCCCTCCGCTGGGAGCAGGACGCCCTGACCATCACCCGGCGCATCCTCACCGATGCGTGGGACCCGCAGATGTGTACGCTGACTGAGCACTTGGGGCCGGGCAGCGGCCTGGACGCCTCACTACTGGCCCTGCCGCTGCGCCGCGTGCTGCCCGCCGATCATCCCAAGATGGCTGCGACCTGCCGGGCCATAGTCGCGCGACTGGATGCCGGTGGCGGGCTGCTGTACCGCTACCTGCCCGAGGAATCGCCCGACGGCGTGGGAGGGACGGAAGGAGCTTTTCTTCTTTGCAGCTTCTGGCTCGTGGACAACCTGGTCGGGCAGGGGCGGGTCGAAGAGGCCGCAGCTCTCTTCGAGCGCCTGTGCTCCCACGCGAACGAACTAGGACTGCTTCCGGAGCAGATCGATCCCGGTACCGGAGCATTCCTCGGGAACTTCCCCCAGGGGTTGAGCCATGTCGGGCTCGTCTCCTCGGCGGTACTGCTCGGGCGGGCCGCCCACGGGCTGAACCCCGAGCTGTCCACCCATGCCTGGTTCAGATGA
- a CDS encoding DUF2180 family protein — translation MDCYECLASPNTATTAVAVCRECGVGLCSRHLHVEQHEMHLAAGLGKSTTRLPARRVVCPACAKAERSR, via the coding sequence ATGGATTGCTACGAGTGCCTGGCGAGCCCGAACACGGCCACCACGGCTGTGGCGGTGTGCCGCGAATGCGGAGTGGGTCTTTGCAGCCGACACCTGCACGTGGAGCAGCACGAGATGCATCTTGCCGCGGGGCTCGGCAAGAGCACTACGCGCCTACCCGCCAGGCGGGTCGTCTGTCCCGCTTGCGCCAAGGCGGAGCGCAGTCGCTGA
- a CDS encoding ectoine synthase — translation MIVRSFRDIEGTERHVKAASGTWESKRIILARERVGFSLHETVLYAGTETSMWYANHVEAVVCTEGEGELTDEETGEVYTITPGTMYLLDGHERHTLRVKSDFRCLCVFNPPVTGREDHDQNGTYPLLTEPDQG, via the coding sequence ATGATCGTCCGCTCGTTCAGGGACATCGAGGGAACCGAACGCCATGTCAAGGCGGCGTCGGGAACCTGGGAGAGCAAGCGCATCATCCTCGCCCGCGAACGCGTCGGGTTCTCCCTCCACGAGACGGTGCTCTACGCCGGCACCGAGACCTCGATGTGGTACGCGAACCACGTCGAGGCCGTCGTCTGCACCGAGGGCGAGGGCGAACTCACCGACGAGGAGACGGGCGAGGTGTACACCATCACGCCCGGAACCATGTACCTCCTCGACGGACACGAGCGACACACCCTGCGCGTCAAGAGCGACTTCCGCTGCCTGTGCGTCTTCAATCCCCCGGTCACCGGCCGCGAAGACCACGACCAGAACGGCACGTACCCGCTGCTCACCGAGCCGGACCAGGGCTGA
- the ehuD gene encoding ectoine/hydroxyectoine ABC transporter permease subunit EhuD — protein sequence MWSWETAREGLPVVLSGFRTTLYATVLGSAVAISLGLVLAVIQRTSPRWITLPLRWTADFIRSTPVMIQLFAAWVLVPGLNALTLGIVVLGVHYATYTSEVYRAGIDAVPKGQWEAAVALSLPRRRVWRAVVLPQAVRNVIPALGNYVISMFKETPFLSVIAVQEMVHRANEFGSVHFAYLEAFTLAALVFLLASYPTSVLMRRLENRLAR from the coding sequence ATGTGGTCCTGGGAGACGGCCCGCGAGGGACTGCCCGTGGTCCTGAGCGGTTTCAGAACCACCCTGTACGCCACCGTGCTGGGCTCGGCCGTAGCCATTTCCCTCGGCTTGGTGCTCGCCGTGATCCAGCGCACCTCGCCCCGCTGGATCACCCTGCCCCTGCGCTGGACTGCCGACTTCATCCGTTCCACCCCCGTGATGATCCAGCTCTTCGCCGCTTGGGTGCTCGTCCCCGGCCTGAACGCGCTGACGCTGGGCATCGTGGTCCTGGGCGTGCACTACGCGACGTACACCAGCGAGGTGTACCGGGCAGGGATCGACGCGGTACCGAAGGGCCAGTGGGAAGCGGCGGTCGCACTGTCGCTGCCCAGGCGCCGGGTGTGGCGGGCCGTGGTGCTGCCCCAGGCGGTCCGCAACGTGATTCCGGCTCTCGGCAACTACGTGATCTCGATGTTCAAGGAGACGCCGTTCCTCTCGGTGATCGCGGTCCAGGAGATGGTCCACCGGGCGAACGAATTCGGCAGCGTCCACTTCGCCTATCTGGAGGCGTTCACCCTCGCCGCACTCGTCTTCCTGCTGGCGAGCTACCCCACATCCGTACTGATGCGACGTCTGGAGAACCGCCTTGCCCGTTGA
- the thpD gene encoding ectoine hydroxylase, whose translation MTTFPTLTTDLYPTRGAEEVLIGRKDPVVWSEPGTAGPFWAHELESYERDGFLPVDQLITPEEVAGYKAEMDRLIADPRTREDERSIVEPKSQEVRSVFEVHRISEVFARLAADPRVVGRARQILGSDVYVHQSRINVKPGFGASGFYWHSDFETWHAEDGLPQMRTVSVSIALTPNYVTNGGLMIMPGSHRTFLGCAGATPKDNYKKSLQMQDAGTPSDDALTKFASACGIKLFTGKAGSATWFDCNAMHGSGDNITPYPRSNVFLVFNSVHNRPEAPFAAPVRRPSFIASQDFTPVR comes from the coding sequence ATGACCACGTTCCCCACCCTCACCACGGACCTGTATCCCACCAGGGGCGCCGAAGAGGTGCTCATCGGCCGCAAGGATCCCGTCGTCTGGTCGGAGCCGGGCACCGCGGGCCCCTTCTGGGCACACGAACTGGAAAGTTACGAGCGCGACGGATTCCTCCCGGTGGACCAGCTGATCACTCCGGAGGAGGTCGCCGGCTACAAGGCCGAGATGGACCGGCTCATCGCCGACCCCCGGACGCGTGAGGACGAACGCTCGATCGTCGAGCCGAAGTCGCAGGAGGTCCGGTCCGTCTTCGAGGTCCACCGGATCAGCGAGGTGTTCGCCCGACTGGCCGCCGACCCGCGTGTGGTGGGCCGGGCCCGCCAGATCCTGGGTTCCGACGTGTACGTCCACCAGTCCCGCATCAACGTCAAGCCCGGGTTCGGTGCGAGTGGTTTCTACTGGCACTCCGACTTCGAGACCTGGCACGCCGAGGACGGCCTGCCGCAGATGCGCACCGTCTCCGTGTCCATCGCGCTGACGCCCAACTACGTGACCAACGGCGGCCTGATGATCATGCCGGGGTCGCACCGGACCTTCCTGGGCTGCGCCGGAGCGACTCCGAAGGACAACTACAAGAAGTCGCTCCAGATGCAGGATGCCGGGACGCCCTCCGACGACGCTCTGACCAAGTTCGCCTCGGCGTGCGGAATCAAGCTCTTCACCGGCAAGGCCGGCTCCGCGACCTGGTTCGACTGCAACGCGATGCACGGCTCGGGGGACAACATCACGCCGTACCCGCGCAGCAACGTGTTCCTCGTTTTCAACAGCGTGCACAACCGGCCGGAGGCGCCGTTCGCCGCGCCCGTCCGCCGCCCGTCCTTCATCGCGTCCCAGGACTTCACGCCGGTGCGCTGA
- a CDS encoding molybdopterin-dependent oxidoreductase, which produces MFGLVLLFGITVLFVTGLLSYAAYNPDLAAVNDQTPDKGWLGFYLFSWPTSPYWLYRLTQGVHVTLGVVLVPVLLAKLWSVIPKLFEWPPIRSASHALDRLSLLLLVGGAGFEFVTGILNVQLHYIFPGSFYTLHFYGAWVFIGAFVVHVTFRLPRALRAVRRRLGEPAAGTEEAAGLVAPHPAEPTISRRGALAIVGLGSVALLVVTAGQSIGGWWRQTALLAPHGRDPGSGPNGFQINKTAASVGIRPSDVGPAWRLTVRGPGGQVDLTYRQLLAMTQHQAALPIACVEGWSTTDQQWSGVRLTDLAALVGLGVHTPEVLVESVQRGGSFRSAVLSDRQVRDSRSLLALRVNGATLSPDHGYPARIIVPGAPGVHNTKWVTRLTFGEPA; this is translated from the coding sequence GTGTTCGGGCTTGTCCTGCTGTTCGGGATCACGGTGCTGTTCGTGACGGGCCTGCTGTCGTACGCCGCGTACAACCCGGATCTCGCGGCGGTGAACGACCAGACCCCCGACAAGGGGTGGCTCGGCTTCTACCTGTTCTCCTGGCCGACCTCGCCGTACTGGCTCTACCGGCTGACGCAGGGCGTCCACGTGACGCTCGGGGTCGTGCTGGTGCCCGTGCTGCTGGCGAAGCTGTGGTCGGTCATCCCGAAGCTGTTCGAATGGCCCCCGATCCGCTCGGCGAGTCACGCCCTCGACCGGCTGTCCCTGCTCCTGCTGGTCGGCGGCGCCGGCTTCGAATTCGTCACCGGCATCCTCAACGTCCAGCTCCACTACATCTTCCCCGGCTCCTTCTACACCCTGCACTTCTACGGAGCCTGGGTGTTCATCGGCGCCTTCGTCGTGCACGTGACGTTCCGGCTGCCCAGGGCCCTGCGCGCCGTCAGGCGCCGTCTCGGGGAGCCCGCCGCGGGTACCGAGGAGGCGGCGGGGCTGGTCGCGCCACACCCGGCGGAGCCGACCATCTCCCGCCGGGGCGCCCTGGCCATAGTCGGGCTCGGGTCCGTCGCACTGCTGGTGGTCACGGCGGGGCAGAGCATCGGCGGATGGTGGCGGCAGACCGCACTGCTGGCACCGCACGGCCGCGACCCGGGCTCGGGACCGAACGGCTTCCAGATCAACAAGACCGCCGCCTCGGTCGGCATCCGGCCCAGCGATGTCGGCCCCGCCTGGCGGCTGACCGTACGCGGGCCCGGAGGCCAGGTCGACCTGACGTACCGGCAGCTGCTGGCCATGACGCAGCACCAGGCGGCCCTGCCCATCGCCTGCGTGGAAGGCTGGTCCACCACCGACCAGCAGTGGAGCGGGGTCCGGCTCACCGATCTCGCCGCGCTCGTCGGGCTCGGCGTACACACGCCCGAGGTCCTGGTGGAGTCGGTGCAGCGTGGCGGCTCGTTCCGCTCGGCCGTTCTGAGCGACAGGCAGGTCCGCGACAGCCGATCCCTCCTGGCTCTCCGGGTCAACGGGGCGACGCTCTCGCCCGACCACGGCTATCCGGCGCGGATCATCGTGCCGGGGGCACCCGGAGTGCACAACACCAAATGGGTCACCCGCCTGACGTTCGGAGAGCCGGCATGA
- a CDS encoding DUF3040 domain-containing protein, with translation MEVPAVNRDHEERVLAEIESHLREEAPGLAVRLDRFSTGSDPDERWTRSRRAAMVLVCLLITAWFAALILGSRGDPQPADGRVEGALAPVAAVMAERSAPSTFGR, from the coding sequence ATGGAGGTGCCCGCTGTGAACCGAGACCACGAGGAGCGGGTGCTGGCCGAGATCGAGAGCCACCTGCGCGAGGAGGCTCCCGGTCTGGCCGTGCGCCTGGACCGCTTCTCCACGGGGTCCGACCCCGACGAGCGATGGACACGCAGTCGGAGGGCCGCCATGGTCCTCGTCTGTCTTTTGATCACGGCGTGGTTCGCTGCCCTCATCCTTGGTTCCAGAGGGGATCCTCAGCCGGCAGACGGGCGAGTCGAGGGTGCGCTGGCCCCCGTGGCCGCAGTCATGGCCGAGCGGAGCGCCCCCAGCACATTCGGGAGGTGA
- the ectB gene encoding diaminobutyrate--2-oxoglutarate transaminase, with product MTITAPAPTIFETVESEVRSYCRAWPVVFERASGSRLYDEQGRAYLDFFAGAGSLNYGHNNPVLKTALLEYIERDGITHALDMSTTAKRAFLETFQSTVLQPRGLPYKVMFPGPTGTNAVEAALKLARKVKGREAVVSFTNAFHGMSLGSLSVTGNAFKRAGAGIPLVHATPMPFDNYLGGRVPDFLWFERLLEDQGSGLNHPAAVIVETIQGEGGVNVARAEWLRGLANLCRRRDMLLIVDDVQMGCGRTGDFFSFEEAGIVPDIVTVSKSISGYGLPMALCLFKPELDVWEPGEHNGTFRGNNPAFVTATAALQAYWGDGALRQQTLVHGGRVESALRRLCADHEGSGAGYRGRGLVWGIEFTDKQRAEAVCRKAFEHGLLVETSGPEGEVVKLLPPLTLTADELDEGLDLLARSVHETA from the coding sequence TTGACCATCACCGCCCCGGCCCCGACCATCTTCGAGACCGTGGAGTCAGAGGTACGCAGCTACTGCCGCGCCTGGCCGGTCGTCTTCGAGCGGGCCAGCGGCAGCCGGCTCTACGACGAGCAGGGCCGCGCCTACCTCGACTTCTTCGCCGGCGCCGGATCCCTCAACTACGGACACAACAACCCGGTGCTCAAGACCGCCCTCCTCGAGTACATCGAGCGCGACGGCATCACTCACGCACTGGACATGTCGACCACCGCGAAACGGGCGTTCCTGGAGACCTTCCAGTCGACCGTCCTCCAGCCGCGCGGCCTCCCCTACAAGGTGATGTTCCCCGGCCCGACCGGAACGAACGCCGTCGAGGCAGCCCTGAAGCTGGCGCGCAAGGTCAAGGGGCGTGAAGCGGTCGTCTCCTTCACCAACGCCTTCCACGGCATGTCGCTCGGCTCTCTCTCCGTGACCGGCAACGCCTTCAAACGGGCCGGAGCCGGCATCCCGCTCGTGCACGCCACTCCGATGCCGTTCGACAACTACCTCGGCGGCCGGGTCCCCGACTTCCTCTGGTTCGAACGGCTGCTGGAGGACCAGGGCTCGGGGCTGAACCACCCCGCCGCCGTCATCGTCGAGACGATCCAGGGCGAAGGCGGTGTCAACGTGGCCCGCGCCGAATGGCTGCGGGGCCTGGCGAACCTGTGCCGCCGGCGCGACATGCTGCTCATCGTCGACGACGTGCAGATGGGCTGTGGCCGGACGGGGGACTTCTTCTCCTTCGAGGAGGCGGGCATCGTCCCGGACATCGTGACCGTGTCCAAGTCCATCAGCGGGTACGGGCTGCCCATGGCCCTCTGCCTGTTCAAGCCGGAACTGGACGTGTGGGAGCCCGGTGAGCACAACGGGACCTTCCGCGGGAACAACCCCGCCTTCGTGACCGCGACGGCCGCCCTGCAGGCGTACTGGGGCGACGGCGCCCTGCGCCAGCAGACGCTGGTGCACGGCGGACGCGTCGAGAGCGCCCTGCGCCGCCTCTGCGCAGACCACGAGGGCAGCGGAGCCGGCTACCGGGGCCGCGGACTGGTGTGGGGCATCGAATTCACCGACAAGCAGCGCGCCGAGGCCGTCTGCCGCAAGGCCTTCGAACACGGCCTGCTCGTCGAAACCTCCGGCCCCGAGGGGGAAGTGGTCAAGCTGCTCCCGCCCCTCACCCTCACGGCTGACGAATTGGACGAGGGACTCGACCTCCTGGCCCGCTCCGTCCACGAGACCGCCTGA
- a CDS encoding methyltransferase domain-containing protein yields the protein MTAHEYRAWNSRPYARAIYAPQPAPPLSLRDAEGWHFPLDLERWCGRADEADRTVLRRCTGRVLDIGCGAGRLVEALTGRGRPVLGIDVCPSAVITTVCRGGCAMSGSVFDPFPDEGRWGTALLIDGNIGIGGDPRRLLRRVRALVHREGILLVEVAATDVDERRRVRIHAGQRPVSDIFPWAMVGATALNRQAVLEGWTEAERWISAGGRHFVALRACR from the coding sequence ATGACAGCTCACGAATACCGGGCATGGAACAGCCGCCCCTATGCGCGGGCGATCTACGCCCCACAGCCTGCCCCGCCCCTGTCCCTGCGCGATGCGGAGGGCTGGCACTTCCCCCTGGACCTGGAGCGGTGGTGTGGCCGGGCGGACGAGGCCGACCGGACGGTGCTGCGCCGGTGCACCGGCCGGGTGCTGGACATCGGATGCGGCGCCGGCCGGCTGGTCGAGGCGTTGACGGGTCGGGGCCGCCCAGTCCTCGGCATCGACGTCTGTCCCTCCGCCGTGATCACGACGGTGTGCCGGGGCGGGTGCGCGATGAGCGGGTCGGTCTTCGATCCGTTCCCCGACGAGGGTCGGTGGGGGACGGCGCTGCTGATCGACGGGAACATCGGCATCGGTGGCGACCCCCGACGGTTGCTCCGCCGCGTCCGGGCCCTCGTGCACCGGGAAGGCATCCTCCTGGTGGAGGTCGCCGCCACCGATGTGGACGAGCGCCGCCGCGTCCGCATCCATGCCGGTCAGAGGCCCGTGAGTGACATCTTCCCTTGGGCCATGGTCGGAGCCACGGCGCTGAACCGCCAGGCCGTGTTGGAAGGATGGACCGAGGCTGAGCGGTGGATCAGCGCCGGAGGGCGTCACTTCGTTGCACTGCGCGCCTGCCGCTGA
- the ectA gene encoding diaminobutyrate acetyltransferase yields the protein MTTARAEPAHYRDNVLALPTGLRLDRPNVSDGAALWRIARDSKALDLNSPYSYLLWCRDFAGTSAVVRDASGQPVGFVSGYLRPEAPRTLLIWQIAVDESLRGLGVAGALLDALSRRVAEEHGLRCLEATVTPDNAASERLFASYAERHSAQVRREVLFGSDQFPDEDHEAEVLYRIGPLSF from the coding sequence ATGACCACCGCTCGTGCAGAACCGGCCCACTACCGAGACAACGTCCTGGCCCTTCCCACCGGATTGCGCCTCGATCGCCCGAACGTGAGTGACGGCGCCGCCCTCTGGCGAATCGCCCGCGACTCCAAGGCCCTCGACCTCAACTCGCCGTACAGCTACCTGCTGTGGTGCCGCGACTTCGCCGGCACGTCCGCGGTGGTCCGGGACGCATCCGGGCAGCCGGTCGGCTTCGTGAGCGGCTACCTGCGGCCCGAGGCGCCGCGGACACTGCTGATCTGGCAGATCGCCGTCGACGAGTCCCTGAGGGGGCTGGGTGTCGCCGGCGCGCTTCTCGACGCGCTCTCCCGGCGGGTTGCCGAAGAGCACGGCCTGCGATGCCTGGAGGCGACCGTGACGCCCGACAACGCGGCCTCGGAGCGGCTGTTCGCTTCCTACGCCGAGCGGCACAGCGCGCAGGTACGGCGCGAAGTCCTCTTCGGAAGCGATCAGTTCCCTGACGAAGACCACGAAGCAGAGGTCTTGTACCGCATCGGTCCGCTGTCCTTCTGA
- the ehuB gene encoding ectoine/hydroxyectoine ABC transporter substrate-binding protein EhuB, which translates to MPCPRALSRRGFLSRTGLLGGLALAPGLVTACSRTEAGTGAPRDEGDLLAKLREQGFVRVGFAGEAPYGFKDGDELSGEAPTLHREIFSALGVAEMRPTLTDFGALIPGLLADRFDVVSAGMAITPERCDKVIFSEPEFVSPTALMVPKGNPRGLSDLKSCAGAGVTVGVLTAAVEAAYAKGAEVAESAIKSLAKQQDGLDALVAGRIDAFALTGISLRWLARTNAGAAVEVLEPFVPEVDGRKQYSPGGAVFRPRATGLRDAFNAELAKITGDPDRYVALIGAYGFTAREIPPATLRTADLCKV; encoded by the coding sequence ATGCCCTGCCCCCGCGCCCTCTCCCGACGAGGGTTCCTCTCCCGTACCGGACTGCTGGGCGGCCTGGCCCTGGCGCCGGGGCTGGTCACGGCGTGTTCACGCACCGAGGCGGGGACGGGCGCTCCCCGGGACGAGGGCGATCTCCTCGCGAAGCTCCGCGAGCAGGGATTCGTACGGGTGGGATTCGCGGGCGAGGCGCCGTACGGCTTCAAGGACGGCGACGAGCTCTCCGGTGAAGCACCGACACTGCACCGCGAGATCTTCTCGGCGCTGGGCGTTGCCGAGATGCGCCCCACCCTGACCGATTTCGGCGCACTGATCCCCGGCCTGCTCGCCGACCGGTTCGACGTCGTCAGCGCGGGCATGGCGATCACCCCCGAACGCTGCGATAAAGTGATCTTCTCGGAGCCCGAGTTCGTCTCCCCCACCGCTCTGATGGTGCCCAAGGGCAACCCCAGAGGGCTGAGCGACCTGAAGTCCTGCGCCGGAGCCGGCGTGACGGTCGGCGTACTGACCGCCGCGGTCGAAGCGGCGTACGCGAAGGGGGCTGAGGTCGCGGAGTCCGCCATCAAGTCCCTGGCGAAGCAGCAGGACGGGCTGGACGCGCTGGTGGCGGGGCGCATCGATGCGTTCGCCCTGACAGGGATCTCCCTGCGCTGGCTGGCCAGGACCAATGCCGGGGCGGCGGTGGAGGTGCTCGAGCCCTTCGTTCCGGAGGTGGACGGCCGCAAGCAGTACAGCCCCGGCGGAGCGGTCTTCCGCCCCCGGGCCACGGGGCTCCGGGACGCCTTCAACGCGGAGCTCGCCAAGATCACCGGTGATCCGGACCGGTACGTCGCTCTGATCGGCGCGTACGGGTTCACGGCCCGGGAGATTCCGCCCGCCACCCTGCGTACCGCCGATCTGTGCAAGGTCTGA
- the ehuA gene encoding ectoine/hydroxyectoine ABC transporter ATP-binding protein EhuA, with the protein MVRFDKVVKRFGDHTVLDGLDLSVGRSERVTLVGPSGSGKTTVLRLLMTLERVTDGVIHVDGQPYSHMPAGRAGSLAPADEKYLSAPRRRIGMVFQQFNLFPHMKVLENVTEAPVHVLGLSREEAAERGRELLDLVGLDDKHDAHPTRLSGGQQQRVAIARALAMRPDVLLLDEVTSALDPELVAGVLDVLRDVAASTDVTLLCVTHEMGFARDISDRVVMFDHGRVLESGPPEQLFEAPQHERTQTFLRAVH; encoded by the coding sequence ATGGTCCGCTTCGACAAGGTCGTGAAGCGCTTCGGCGACCACACCGTGCTCGACGGGCTCGACCTGAGCGTGGGCCGGAGCGAGCGCGTGACCCTGGTCGGGCCGAGCGGCTCGGGCAAGACCACTGTCCTGCGGTTGCTGATGACCTTGGAACGGGTCACGGACGGTGTCATCCACGTAGACGGGCAGCCGTACTCCCACATGCCTGCCGGCCGGGCCGGCTCCTTGGCCCCGGCGGACGAGAAGTACCTGTCCGCGCCCCGGCGGCGAATCGGCATGGTCTTCCAGCAGTTCAACCTCTTTCCGCACATGAAGGTGCTGGAGAACGTGACCGAAGCCCCGGTGCACGTCCTGGGCCTGAGCCGGGAGGAGGCGGCCGAGCGCGGCCGGGAGCTGCTCGACCTGGTAGGCCTGGACGACAAGCACGACGCCCACCCGACGCGTTTGTCCGGCGGGCAGCAACAGCGGGTGGCCATCGCCCGTGCCCTGGCGATGCGGCCGGACGTCCTACTGCTCGACGAGGTGACCTCCGCACTCGACCCGGAGCTGGTGGCAGGGGTGCTGGACGTCCTGCGCGACGTCGCCGCCTCCACCGACGTCACCCTGCTGTGCGTGACCCACGAGATGGGCTTCGCCCGGGACATCTCGGACCGGGTGGTGATGTTCGACCACGGCAGGGTCCTGGAGTCCGGCCCCCCGGAGCAGCTGTTCGAGGCGCCGCAACACGAACGTACCCAGACATTTCTCCGGGCGGTGCACTGA